The following are encoded together in the Microbacterium hatanonis genome:
- a CDS encoding cyclic nucleotide-binding domain-containing thioredoxin-disulfide reductase, with protein MQTTEPDLVQQPVLTDAQWERLTSYGAPEDVEVGEYAFRSGDRAYDLILVDTAQIDVVRDSLWWIGETIIASMGARTFVGELGLLNHQGAFLSARVTQAGRILRVSGPSLRKLMSEDDELCDMLLRTLWYRRESLRKGPAALTLKLVGVESSSEFLALRRFAERLDLVHSAVEVDLADETSMAKHKYSEGDLPLAYIQGEPLLRATPGLVADRLGLSYQGEADEIVDLVVIGGGPAGLAAAIYGASEGLSTVLLDSVAPGGQAAATSRIENFLGFPFGVSGRDLIGQASLQALKFGVRVYAPCEAVDLRPVDEGLDITLSDGRIVHARSAIVTSGAAYRRLPLDRWDDFEGAGIYYAATQLELRHVTDAPVIVVGGANSAGQAALFLASGGCPVRLVVRGRDLRSRMSTYLVDRLLEDARIDVVTSANVTALDGERQLERVRIDALGEVDARGLFCFIGAEPATTWLSCLDRDGDGFLRTGTDIAVMDVDSPWRRLGREPLPFETSIPRVFAAGDVRRGSMKRVAAAVGEGSSAVASVHRALAS; from the coding sequence GTGCAGACTACCGAGCCCGATCTCGTGCAGCAGCCCGTGCTCACCGACGCCCAATGGGAGCGGCTGACGTCCTACGGCGCGCCCGAAGACGTCGAGGTCGGCGAATACGCCTTTCGCTCCGGTGATCGCGCGTACGATCTCATCCTGGTCGACACCGCGCAGATCGATGTCGTACGTGATTCGCTGTGGTGGATCGGTGAGACGATCATTGCCTCGATGGGGGCGCGCACGTTCGTCGGCGAGCTGGGACTCCTCAACCACCAGGGAGCGTTCCTCTCCGCCCGGGTGACGCAGGCGGGCCGCATCCTGCGGGTCTCGGGCCCGTCGCTGCGGAAGCTCATGAGCGAGGACGACGAGCTCTGCGACATGTTGCTGCGCACCCTCTGGTACCGGCGCGAGTCGCTGCGCAAGGGCCCCGCCGCCCTCACGCTCAAGCTCGTCGGCGTCGAATCGTCGTCGGAGTTCCTCGCGCTCCGCCGCTTCGCCGAGCGCCTCGATCTCGTGCACTCCGCGGTCGAGGTCGACCTCGCCGACGAGACGTCGATGGCGAAGCACAAGTACTCCGAGGGCGACCTGCCCCTCGCCTACATCCAGGGCGAGCCTCTGCTGCGGGCGACGCCGGGCCTCGTCGCCGACAGGCTCGGCCTGAGCTACCAGGGCGAGGCGGACGAGATCGTCGACCTCGTCGTCATCGGCGGCGGACCCGCCGGTCTCGCGGCCGCCATCTACGGGGCCTCCGAGGGACTCAGCACCGTGCTGCTCGACTCCGTCGCGCCCGGAGGGCAGGCGGCGGCGACCTCCCGCATCGAGAACTTCCTCGGCTTCCCGTTCGGCGTGAGCGGCCGCGACCTCATCGGTCAGGCCTCGCTCCAGGCGCTGAAGTTCGGCGTCCGCGTGTACGCGCCGTGCGAGGCCGTCGACCTGCGCCCCGTCGACGAGGGCCTCGACATCACCCTCAGCGACGGGCGGATCGTGCACGCCCGCTCGGCGATCGTGACGTCGGGGGCCGCCTACCGCCGCCTCCCGCTGGATCGCTGGGACGACTTCGAGGGTGCCGGCATCTACTACGCCGCCACCCAGCTCGAGCTGCGCCACGTCACCGACGCGCCCGTCATCGTGGTCGGCGGGGCGAACTCGGCCGGCCAGGCCGCGCTCTTCCTGGCCTCGGGAGGGTGCCCGGTGCGTCTGGTGGTGCGAGGCCGAGACCTCAGGTCCCGCATGTCGACCTACCTCGTCGACCGGCTGCTCGAGGATGCACGGATCGACGTCGTGACGAGTGCGAACGTCACCGCACTCGACGGCGAGAGGCAGCTCGAGCGCGTGCGCATCGACGCCCTGGGCGAGGTCGACGCGCGAGGGCTGTTCTGCTTCATCGGCGCCGAGCCCGCCACGACGTGGCTCTCCTGTCTCGACCGCGACGGCGACGGGTTCCTGCGCACCGGCACCGACATCGCCGTGATGGACGTGGACTCGCCGTGGCGACGGCTCGGGCGGGAGCCGCTGCCGTTCGAGACGTCGATCCCGCGCGTGTTCGCCGCGGGCGACGTGCGCCGCGGGTCGATGAAGCGCGTGGCCGCGGCCGTGGGCGAGGGGTCGAGCGCCGTCGCGTCGGTGCACCGGGCGCTGGCCTCCTGA